One window of the Podospora pseudocomata strain CBS 415.72m chromosome 7, whole genome shotgun sequence genome contains the following:
- a CDS encoding hypothetical protein (EggNog:ENOG503PBKM): MEFTSSHPVSIHLLPADACKPQDRTFSTEQTPAGNYQPASVFMSPASQLSPKFYISVVNLTPHRFILENTHSYQMSTFDFGDVPQGKSRQNAIKYRNRIATQDDAGEAYYRIDGTDKKFALRVKGTGPLVNQRSVTLDLSGMNLGQRIYQFPGGESSVTLVITGSSKYGFYASLRHDRGGWMRWIYNTIKDRPVRHLFLPGTHDSGMSKITNKIRSIGNSFNTQNQGINIYDQLRAGARWFDLRVGSVHDDNNPARNLGFHTLHVNDETATVCIGNSGESLDEVISEINLFTRENPGELIFLSVRYLIGRYETPDRGPIYWDAQLWNDFLSKIRGVNNRCPNLDTSVPFQNQPASYFMDRNDGKGCVIFLLNGQNLKDVPKEAVDDGLYVQNRIGVRDHWSNIQDINALAPDQISNWKDLKRGGDKDFGHFHIAQWLATPNAVASTAYSLQGFAIQQVNPALYWAGVAGMSPESWPNVMMVDYIGVQQRDQTSWNMLSAEVYWLGIGMNLYVISENCGVNKLKSPLIKARDLESAGREKSWNGIIFADGRSIDHPSPELHPGHTTILRNGTVFANGTVLETTIPNPWI, translated from the exons ATGGAATTCActtcatcccatcccgtcTCAATCCACTTGCTCCCAGCAG ATGCCTGCAAGCCCCAAGACCGCACCTTCAGCACCGAGCAGACACCAGCCGGGAATTACCAGCCCGCCAGTGTCTTCATGAGCCCGGCCAGCCAGCTCTCGCCAAAGTTCTACATCTCGGTCGTGAACCTGACTCCCCACCGGTTCATTCTTGAAAACACCCACTCGTACCAGATGAGCACCTTCGACTTTGGCGACGTTCCCCAGGGCAAAAGCAGACAGAACGCGATTAAGTATCGCAATAGAATTGCTACTCAAGACGATGCTGGCGAGGCTTACTACCGTATCGATGGAACCGACAAGAAGTTTGCTCTGCGCGTCAAGGGGACTGGGCCCTTGGTAAATCAGCGGTCCGTCACGCTCGATCTTTCCGGGATGAACCTAGGCCAACGCATCTACCAGTTCCCCGGCGGCGAGTCCTCGGTCACTCTGGTCATAACCGGCAGTTCCAAATACGGCTTTTATGCCTCCCTTCGCCACGACAGAGGCGGGTGGATGCGTTGGATATACAACACCATCAAAGACAGGCCCGTCCGccatctcttcctcccaggCACCCACGACTCGGGAATGTCCAAGATTACCAACAAGATCAGGAGCATCGGAAACTCGTTCAACACCCAAAACCAAGGCATCAACATCTACGACCAGCTCCGCGCCGGCGCCCGCTGGTTCGACCTGCGCGTCGGCTCCGtccacgacgacaacaacccagccCGCAACCTCGGCTTCCACACCCTCCACGTCAACGACGAAACAGCCACGGTCTGTATCGGCAACTCGGGCGAGTCCCTCGACGAAGTCATCTCCGAGATCAACCTCTTCACCCGCGAAAACCCGGGCGAgctcatcttcctcagcgTCCGCTACCTCATCGGCCGCTACGAAACCCCCGACCGCGGCCCCATCTACTGGGACGCCCAGCTCTGGAAcgacttcctctccaagatCCGCGGCGTCAACAACCGCtgccccaacctcgacacctCGGTCCCCTTCCAGAACCAACCGGCCTCCTACTTCATGGACCGCAACGACGGCAAAGGCTGCGTCATCTTCCTGCTTAACGGGCAGAACCTCAAGGACGTGCCCAAGGAAGCCGTCGACGACGGGCTGTACGTCCAAAACAGGATCGGGGTCAGGGATCACTGGTCCAACATACAAGACATCAACGCCCTGGCCCCCGATCAGATCAGCAACTGGAAGGACCTCAAGCGTGGCGGGGACAAAGACTTTGGCCACTTTCACATCGCCCAGTGGCTCGCCACCCCGAACGCGGTGGCGTCGACGGCGTATAGCCTCCAGGGCTTTGCCATACAGCAGGTCAACCCGGCTTTGTACTGGGCGGGCGTGGCCGGGATGAGCCCCGAGTCGTGGCCGAACGTCATGATGGTGGACTACATTGGCGTTCAGCAAAGGGACCAGACGAGTTGGAACATGCTCAGCGCCGAGGTGTACTGGCTGGGCATCGGGATGAACTTGTACGTCATCAGCGAGAACTGTGGCGTGAACAAGCTGAAGAGTCCGTTGATCAAGGCGAGGGATCTTGAGTCGGCGGGAAGGGAGAAGTCT